The sequence below is a genomic window from Nitrospirota bacterium.
CTCGAGCAGGGCCATATCCTGGAACGGGCTGTCTTTTATGGCGGCGAGATTGTTGAAGGTGGTCAGGGCGTTGTTCACATCGCCTTTCTTCAGATAGGTCATTCCCAACTTATACGTCGCCAGCGGCATGATCCGGGGGTCGGAATAGCGGGCGGTAAGCTCCTTGAGCGTCGTGATCGCCTCGTCATAGTTGCCGAGCTCGTAGTGGCTGTTGGCGATGTAGAGCAGGGTCGCCGGGTTCTTCCTGGTGGCGTAGGACTCTTTGAACTTCTCGAGGGCGCTCTTGTACCGCTCGGCAGGAGCGGCAAAGGGGGCCTGGGTCATACCATGAAAGAGCTTGTAGCCCTCGTAGCGCAGCTCCTCGGCCCT
It includes:
- a CDS encoding tetratricopeptide repeat protein, whose protein sequence is MPRPIKKYVKKSDYEETDIRETVEDIRERLKGQQRTLIYALLAFGIVVIAVGGFYIYHSVSTSRAEELRYEGYKLFHGMTQAPFAAPAERYKSALEKFKESYATRKNPATLLYIANSHYELGNYDEAITTLKELTARYSDPRIMPLATYKLGMTYLKKGDVNNALTTFNNLAAIKDSPFQDMALLESGKILESMGKTEEAKAKYQELVNKFPRSAAVSEAKARLGS